From Nerophis lumbriciformis linkage group LG13, RoL_Nlum_v2.1, whole genome shotgun sequence, one genomic window encodes:
- the gpa33b gene encoding cell surface A33 antigen, translating to MAAASMRIGWQNLLLVLTVLPSCRSLQVSIPQEEYEAVNGEDITMICSFIPAKPDFSMLVLTWEAYPDNIEEPMKTVATFFLNNPVDISPAYEGRATLEVDVARQQSTLHLTKLTVKDSRNFQCSVRIPNDDEGTTAASTSLLVLVAPSAPLCRLQGTAEYWHNINLTCVSEEGSPKPSYAWKSYNVENRPRPYPSKTTEKNGALSLFNISRETSGFFICVSTNRVGSASCNFTLAVMPASSNMGATAGIIGGVLAGLLVLGIVVYCFCKKRGKKDKNAKGEMEFSDKDATEAVRQYQDEESSGVTEKAEYKDAVPQDTEDHHGGYDSSRENNSGDGAQRYQDPRRGSRDHLDEKRFEVRKEYGGSRDRLDEQLDRNGRGGSREHLDNRDECRGSRDRLDDQRGHYGGSRDRLDEQRNRHSRDRLDDERDRYGGSRDRLEERNQYRGSRDRLDEPRDRYGGSRDRLDDVYDC from the exons ATGGCAGCAGCAAGCATGCGGATTGGATGGCAGAATCTACTTCTTGTACTTACAG TGCTTCCCAGCTGCAGGAGTTTGCAGGTTTCGATCCCACAGGAGGAATACGAGGCCGTAAATGGAGAAGATATTACTATGATCTGTTCCTTCATTCCGGCCAAACCCGACTTCAGCATGCTGGTTCTCACATGGGAAGCGTATCCCGACAACATTGAGGAGCCAATG AAAACCGTGGccaccttttttttaaacaacccaGTGGACATCTCCCCCGCATATGAAGGTCGAGCAACTCTGGAAGTGGACGTTGCCAGACAACAAAGCACACTTCACTTAACAAAGCTGACCGTGAAGGACAGTCGTAACTTCCAGTGCAGCGTTAGGATTCCCAATGATGACGAAGGAACTACTGCTGCCTCCACCTCCCTTCTAGTTCTAG TGGCTCCCTCTGCGCCCCTGTGCAGGCTCCAGGGTACAGCAGAGTACTGGCACAACATCAACCTCACTTGTGTGTCTGAGGAGGGCTCTCCAAAACCGAGCTATGCATGGAAGAGCTACAATGTGGAAAACAGACCAAGACCGTACCCATCCAAAACCACTGAGA AAAATGGAGCGCTGTCACTTTTCAATATTTCAAGAGAGACATCTGGCTTCTTTATTTGTGTTTCAACTAATCGAGTTGGCTCTGCCAGCTGCAACTTCACCTTGGCCGTGATGCCTG CCAGCTCAAACATGGGAGCTACGGCAGGTATAATCGGAGGTGTCCTTGCCGGATTGCTGGTTCTTGGAATCGTCGTCTACTGCTTCTGCAAGAAAAGAGGCAAAAAAGATAAGAATGCTAAAGG agAAATGGAATTTTCCGACAAAGACGCTACTGAAGCTGTGAGGCAGTACCAGGACGAAGAGTCCAGTGGCGTGACCGAGAAGGCCGAATACAAAGATGCTGTTCCTCAAGACACAGAAGATCATCATGGTGGTTACGATAGCAGCAGAGAAAACAACAGTGGCGACGGCGCTCAGCGTTATCAGGATCCCCGCCGCGGCAGTCGCGATCATCTTGACGAAAAACGTTTCGAAGTCCGGAAAGAGTACGGCGGGAGTCGCGATCGCCTCGATGAGCAGCTCGATCGCAACGGTCGCGGCGGGTCTCGAGAACACCTCGACAATCGCGATGAGTGCAGGGGTAGTCGCGACAGGCTCGACGATCAGCGCGGACACTACGGCGGAAGTCGCGACCGGCTCGACGAGCAGCGTAATCGCCACAGTCGAGACAGGCTGGACGACGAGCGCGATCGTTACGGCGGCAGCCGAGACCGCCTTGAAGAACGTAACCAGTACAGAGGAAGTCGCGATAGGCTCGACGAACCCCGCGATCGCTACGGTGGAAGTCGGGATCGCCTTGATGACGTCTATGACTGCTAG